The Sporosarcina luteola genome contains a region encoding:
- a CDS encoding patatin-like phospholipase family protein yields MLIDGVFAGGGLKGFALVGAYQALEEKGYRFKRVAGTSAGAILACFIAAGYTGKEIEQMMQEEDLKLLLDPRKMILPIPFMKWLLLYLRMGLYQGNALEDWFFEKLSAKGIYNFADLPEGSLKLVASDLTNGKMIVLPDDLVHYGIEPGMFSIARALRMSCSIPFFFEPVRFKAPTGETIVVDGGVLSNFPMWIFDDAEGRRERPLIGMKLSHRKDQMGGKEISNALNLFEALFSTMKNAHDDRYISRKHEKEIIFIPVEQYSATQFNMEDEQKDALMSIGKSRANEFLRTWPHSMEGTRKYRMIV; encoded by the coding sequence GTGTTAATTGATGGGGTATTTGCAGGTGGCGGATTGAAGGGGTTTGCTTTGGTCGGTGCGTATCAGGCATTGGAGGAGAAGGGGTATCGTTTCAAGAGGGTGGCGGGGACGAGTGCCGGAGCGATCCTCGCGTGCTTCATTGCCGCAGGATATACGGGCAAAGAAATCGAGCAGATGATGCAGGAAGAGGATTTGAAATTATTGCTCGATCCCCGAAAGATGATTCTTCCAATACCATTCATGAAATGGCTGCTGCTCTATTTGCGCATGGGTCTTTATCAAGGAAATGCCCTCGAGGACTGGTTCTTTGAAAAGCTGTCGGCAAAAGGGATTTACAATTTTGCGGATTTGCCAGAAGGATCGCTTAAACTGGTGGCGTCAGATCTGACAAACGGAAAAATGATTGTACTGCCCGACGACCTCGTCCACTATGGCATCGAGCCGGGAATGTTTTCAATTGCGCGCGCGCTTCGGATGAGCTGTTCTATTCCGTTTTTCTTTGAACCGGTCCGTTTTAAGGCACCTACTGGAGAAACGATCGTTGTCGATGGTGGGGTGCTAAGCAATTTCCCGATGTGGATTTTCGATGATGCGGAAGGCAGGCGGGAGCGCCCATTGATTGGCATGAAGCTGAGCCATCGGAAAGATCAGATGGGCGGCAAGGAAATCAGCAATGCACTCAACTTGTTCGAAGCATTGTTTTCCACGATGAAGAACGCGCACGACGACCGTTATATTTCTCGAAAGCACGAAAAGGAAATCATATTTATACCGGTCGAGCAATACAGCGCGACACAATTCAATATGGAGGACGAACAGAAAGATGCACTCATGTCGATCGGAAAGTCTCGTGCAAATGAGTTTCTAAGAACTTGGCCTCATTCAATGGAAGGAACCCGGAAATACAGAATGATTGTCTAA
- a CDS encoding ABC transporter permease has translation MFASLFGAFEQGIIFAIMALGVYLSFRVLDFPDLTVDGSFVSGAAVAATMILFGYHPAIATAVALIVGFMAGCVTGLLHTKGKINALLAGILMMIALYSINLRIMGLTTENSIGRPNIPLLNAETLFSKFKAFLAPLGIDNALNQLLSMMGVRYLPSTWATLFIVAIIVIIIKFIVDWFLKTEVGLAIRATGDNKKMIRSLSANTDTLVIIGLGFSNALVAFSGALFAQYTKSADISMGIGMIIIGLASVIIGEAIFGTKTIVRTTLAVIVGAIIYRIVLALALRVDFLDTGDMKLITAAIVICALILPQYFEKRREKARKARRHEERLAERNFSLNKEGNAIVEARTNK, from the coding sequence ATGTTTGCATCACTTTTTGGCGCTTTTGAACAAGGAATCATCTTTGCAATCATGGCACTCGGAGTGTATTTATCATTTCGAGTGCTGGATTTCCCGGATCTGACGGTGGATGGAAGTTTTGTCTCGGGAGCTGCAGTTGCTGCTACCATGATACTATTCGGCTATCATCCAGCCATTGCAACGGCAGTAGCACTTATCGTCGGTTTCATGGCAGGCTGTGTAACGGGACTACTGCATACAAAAGGAAAGATTAATGCGCTGCTTGCCGGGATCTTAATGATGATTGCTTTGTATTCCATTAATTTGCGCATTATGGGCCTTACAACTGAAAATTCTATTGGTCGCCCTAATATACCTTTGTTAAATGCGGAGACGCTATTTAGTAAATTTAAAGCGTTTCTAGCTCCACTGGGCATTGATAATGCACTCAATCAATTACTTAGTATGATGGGTGTCCGCTATTTACCTTCTACTTGGGCAACATTATTCATCGTGGCAATCATCGTTATAATCATTAAATTCATTGTAGATTGGTTCTTGAAAACAGAAGTGGGACTAGCGATTCGTGCAACCGGAGACAATAAAAAAATGATAAGGAGCTTATCAGCAAACACGGATACACTCGTCATCATTGGGCTTGGTTTCTCGAATGCGCTTGTCGCCTTTTCAGGGGCGTTATTCGCGCAATACACAAAGTCTGCCGATATTAGCATGGGAATCGGAATGATTATCATCGGTTTAGCCTCTGTCATTATTGGTGAAGCAATCTTTGGAACCAAGACAATTGTGCGAACAACGTTAGCGGTTATTGTAGGAGCAATCATTTATAGGATTGTACTAGCGCTTGCGCTGCGGGTTGATTTTCTTGATACAGGAGATATGAAGTTAATTACAGCAGCAATTGTCATCTGCGCTTTGATTTTACCTCAGTATTTTGAAAAACGGCGTGAAAAGGCGAGAAAAGCGAGGCGTCACGAAGAACGTTTGGCCGAACGCAATTTTTCTCTCAACAAGGAGGGGAATGCAATTGTTGAAGCTCGAACAAATAAATAA
- a CDS encoding ABC transporter ATP-binding protein yields MLKLEQINKIFNEATPDEKIALDEINLELKSGDFVTVIGSNGAGKSTMLNMISGALTPDFGNIEIAGKEVTKLPEYVRSRMIGRVFQDPMAGTAPSMTIEENLAMAYSRDKKRVLRRGVDKKRREYFRSSLETLHLNLENRLNAKVGMLSGGERQALSLLMATFTQPSILLLDEHTAALDPSRAELITNLTKQLVEKDQLTTLMITHNMQQALDLGNRLIMMDKGQIILEVGAEDKKGLTIDKLMSEFQRIRGEKLTSDKALLVV; encoded by the coding sequence TTGTTGAAGCTCGAACAAATAAATAAAATCTTCAATGAAGCAACTCCTGATGAAAAGATTGCGTTAGATGAAATCAATCTCGAGTTGAAATCCGGTGATTTTGTGACCGTAATCGGAAGCAATGGTGCTGGAAAATCGACAATGTTAAATATGATTTCCGGAGCCCTTACCCCTGACTTCGGGAATATTGAAATTGCGGGTAAAGAAGTTACAAAATTGCCGGAGTATGTCCGTTCACGAATGATCGGAAGGGTTTTCCAAGATCCGATGGCAGGTACTGCCCCTTCGATGACCATTGAAGAGAACCTGGCAATGGCGTATTCACGGGATAAAAAACGAGTGTTGCGGAGAGGTGTTGATAAAAAACGCCGGGAATATTTCCGCAGCTCGCTTGAAACATTGCATTTGAATTTAGAGAATAGGTTGAATGCAAAAGTAGGCATGTTATCTGGTGGAGAGCGTCAGGCGCTGTCTTTGCTAATGGCGACATTCACCCAGCCGTCGATTCTGCTGCTAGATGAGCATACAGCCGCTCTAGACCCATCCCGTGCAGAATTGATTACAAATTTAACAAAACAACTTGTTGAAAAAGATCAATTAACAACGCTGATGATTACACATAATATGCAACAGGCACTGGACCTCGGGAACAGACTGATTATGATGGATAAAGGCCAGATAATATTGGAAGTGGGAGCCGAAGATAAGAAGGGACTCACAATTGATAAACTGATGTCTGAATTCCAACGCATTCGCGGTGAAAAATTAACGAGTGATAAAGCCTTACTAGTAGTTTGA
- a CDS encoding YsnF/AvaK domain-containing protein, protein MNDKKFIGMYHNDSELMTKIDDLKTQGIDGENIYVIAQDDSDVTMFQGMKYGDVQTAPESWFDRFMNFLTGENHVRSMLHEAGVADGDMDNYYTEIQNGGKLLYVDEGELNRLHTNSSERFGVADVGVDPNLGANRVSEFEENELNRSHYDATSAAFQDSNLYEGSNDTFGRVGGEALRSQSDYETPPNSAYGYTNNLNETSQFDRKMQEEKMRLREERLSVDKEEVERGEVTLHKDVVEEEQSFDVPVMREEVYVERRPVNEYESDVDEFKMMQDEETIRVPITEERLEVTKKPYVTEEIVVGKRQVADTESVNETIRREEAHFEQSGEVDVQDEFVDELTMRKKWDDERF, encoded by the coding sequence ATGAATGATAAAAAATTTATCGGTATGTATCACAACGACTCGGAATTGATGACGAAAATAGATGACTTGAAAACTCAAGGAATCGATGGAGAAAATATCTATGTCATTGCGCAAGATGATTCAGATGTGACGATGTTCCAAGGAATGAAATACGGGGATGTACAGACGGCCCCGGAATCATGGTTTGACCGTTTCATGAATTTCCTGACCGGTGAAAATCATGTCCGCAGCATGTTGCATGAAGCCGGCGTCGCTGATGGCGACATGGACAATTATTATACTGAAATTCAAAATGGCGGGAAGCTACTGTATGTCGATGAAGGCGAATTAAATCGACTTCATACGAATAGTAGCGAACGATTCGGCGTTGCTGATGTTGGCGTCGATCCGAACTTAGGCGCAAACCGCGTTTCCGAGTTTGAGGAAAATGAATTGAATCGATCTCACTATGATGCAACATCTGCAGCATTCCAAGATTCCAATTTATACGAAGGATCCAATGATACTTTCGGGAGAGTCGGTGGTGAAGCGCTGCGCAGCCAGTCTGACTATGAAACACCTCCGAACAGCGCGTATGGATATACGAACAACTTAAATGAAACGAGTCAATTCGATAGGAAGATGCAAGAGGAAAAAATGCGCTTGCGTGAAGAGCGACTCAGCGTGGACAAAGAAGAGGTCGAAAGAGGCGAAGTCACACTTCACAAGGACGTCGTTGAAGAAGAACAGTCCTTCGATGTCCCTGTAATGCGTGAAGAAGTTTACGTTGAACGCCGTCCTGTCAATGAGTACGAATCGGATGTTGATGAATTCAAAATGATGCAGGATGAAGAAACGATCCGCGTCCCGATAACTGAGGAACGCTTGGAAGTGACTAAAAAGCCGTATGTTACGGAGGAAATCGTCGTTGGAAAACGACAAGTCGCAGATACAGAATCAGTAAATGAAACCATTAGACGCGAAGAAGCTCATTTTGAGCAATCAGGTGAAGTTGATGTACAAGATGAATTTGTCGATGAGCTTACGATGCGCAAGAAATGGGATGACGAACGCTTTTAA
- a CDS encoding ABC transporter substrate-binding protein: protein MKRKWNKALAAIFGATLLLSACGTSSGGSTTTAEKEKTYKIGVTQIVEHPSLNAAYDGFKKALEDAGVKAEYDVQIAQGDNSANTTIATNLVSSGVDLIFANSTPSAQAVAGATPDIPIVFTSVTDAVGAELVDSMESPGGNVTGTIDNHPDAIPNTMKFLKEELGAKKVGMVFNSGEANSRAQVDAVKEMLKDMDMTVVEASVATSADVKQATESLIGKVDSLYIITDNTVVSALESVVQVANEQKLPMMVGEFDSVKRGGLAAYGFEYYDIGYEAGQMAAKILKGESKPADLPVQVPQNLKLIMNEDTATALGLSIKDEWKVEFSE from the coding sequence ATGAAGAGAAAATGGAACAAAGCGTTGGCTGCGATTTTTGGTGCTACCCTGCTTCTTTCAGCATGCGGCACCTCATCAGGGGGAAGTACGACCACTGCTGAAAAAGAAAAGACCTATAAAATCGGTGTCACGCAAATTGTCGAACACCCATCCTTGAACGCAGCATACGACGGCTTCAAGAAGGCGCTTGAAGATGCAGGAGTTAAAGCTGAATATGATGTTCAAATTGCTCAGGGAGATAACAGTGCAAATACGACGATTGCAACTAACCTCGTAAGTTCCGGAGTCGATCTAATTTTTGCAAACTCGACACCAAGTGCACAAGCTGTAGCAGGCGCAACACCAGATATTCCGATTGTTTTCACTTCGGTAACGGATGCTGTCGGCGCTGAACTCGTTGACTCAATGGAGAGTCCGGGCGGGAACGTAACGGGTACGATTGATAATCATCCCGATGCAATTCCAAATACAATGAAGTTCCTTAAAGAGGAATTAGGCGCGAAAAAGGTTGGTATGGTATTCAACTCAGGAGAGGCAAACTCCCGTGCCCAAGTGGATGCAGTAAAAGAAATGCTGAAAGACATGGATATGACTGTTGTTGAGGCATCTGTTGCTACGTCCGCAGATGTAAAGCAAGCGACAGAATCATTGATTGGCAAAGTCGATTCTTTATACATCATTACGGATAATACAGTTGTATCTGCACTAGAATCAGTCGTTCAAGTAGCCAATGAACAAAAACTACCAATGATGGTCGGAGAATTTGACTCTGTAAAACGTGGCGGTTTGGCTGCATATGGATTTGAGTATTATGACATCGGCTATGAAGCGGGTCAAATGGCTGCGAAAATATTAAAAGGTGAAAGCAAACCTGCTGATTTACCTGTCCAAGTTCCACAAAACTTGAAACTGATCATGAACGAAGATACAGCAACAGCATTGGGACTCTCCATTAAAGATGAGTGGAAAGTCGAATTTAGTGAATAA
- a CDS encoding C40 family peptidase, which translates to MQKKIIAFIMIFCLFITFNDPSAARVIDESGTKQSGKAAPVHYAISVPVTNVWRVPNKTRKIDAVSIVAMPDMAKWTKGLTVAEKNWLIGRTDTQALYGDEVEVLKSSGDWLYIAVVDQFNKGQAKGYEGWVPKLHVKAYSPGEGGSEIAVVTTKISSLYNKPKLHDNYKFIDISYTTILQVVKEEREWLQVQTKTDGLKYVRKKEFKVYKDFASIPKPTQKELVDSAKQYIGLPYLWAGVSAYGFDCSGLMYSVYKNHGILIPRDSSVQATQGTAVKRKDLQPGDLLFFAHDKGKGKVYHVSMYIGGGNMVHAPNSSRKVEIVSINSGTYKTNYAGARRYLK; encoded by the coding sequence ATGCAGAAGAAAATAATAGCTTTCATAATGATATTTTGTTTATTCATCACTTTCAACGATCCGTCGGCGGCTAGAGTAATAGATGAATCGGGCACCAAGCAATCCGGAAAAGCCGCTCCAGTGCACTATGCAATCAGCGTTCCGGTGACGAACGTGTGGCGTGTGCCGAATAAGACACGTAAAATCGATGCGGTTTCCATAGTCGCGATGCCGGATATGGCGAAGTGGACGAAAGGTCTGACAGTTGCGGAGAAGAATTGGCTGATCGGTCGGACCGATACGCAAGCTCTATACGGGGATGAAGTTGAAGTGTTAAAGTCGAGCGGGGACTGGCTCTATATTGCAGTGGTCGACCAGTTTAATAAAGGCCAGGCGAAAGGCTACGAGGGATGGGTGCCTAAATTGCATGTAAAAGCTTATTCTCCCGGTGAGGGCGGTTCGGAAATCGCGGTCGTCACTACGAAAATTTCTTCCTTATATAATAAACCAAAACTTCATGATAACTATAAATTCATCGATATCAGCTATACCACGATACTCCAAGTTGTGAAGGAGGAAAGGGAGTGGCTGCAAGTACAGACGAAAACTGACGGCTTGAAATATGTCCGCAAGAAGGAATTCAAAGTTTACAAGGACTTTGCATCCATTCCGAAGCCGACACAAAAGGAGCTTGTCGACAGCGCGAAGCAATATATCGGCCTGCCGTATTTGTGGGCGGGTGTATCAGCGTATGGATTTGATTGTTCGGGATTGATGTATTCGGTCTATAAAAATCACGGCATCCTCATCCCCCGCGATTCATCCGTCCAAGCAACACAAGGGACCGCGGTGAAACGTAAGGACTTGCAGCCCGGTGATCTCCTGTTTTTCGCGCATGATAAAGGAAAAGGGAAAGTGTATCACGTCTCGATGTATATCGGCGGCGGCAATATGGTGCACGCCCCGAACTCATCACGCAAAGTCGAAATTGTGAGCATCAACTCAGGCACGTATAAAACAAATTACGCCGGCGCCCGTAGATACTTGAAATGA
- a CDS encoding general stress protein: MNKTFIGSFPNSERLMSKIVELKHEGVEEEDLYIVMKDDLAIDELRSNALKEGEDSPYNLFNHFMGFLAGEHNVRRLLKDAGFSDNEAKRYFDAVQEGALLLYINGQLKKEHNNEPIAVERQYEGYKPIPLDETEASPDS; encoded by the coding sequence ATGAATAAAACATTCATCGGATCATTCCCGAACAGCGAGCGATTGATGTCTAAAATAGTGGAGTTGAAGCATGAAGGTGTGGAGGAAGAGGATTTGTATATTGTCATGAAGGATGACTTGGCAATTGACGAACTGCGGAGCAATGCGCTGAAAGAAGGTGAGGACTCACCGTATAACCTTTTCAATCACTTCATGGGGTTTCTTGCCGGCGAACATAACGTACGTCGCTTGCTGAAGGACGCCGGTTTCTCCGACAACGAAGCGAAACGGTATTTCGATGCTGTTCAGGAAGGCGCTTTGCTGCTTTATATCAACGGGCAGCTGAAAAAAGAACACAACAATGAGCCGATTGCGGTTGAAAGACAATATGAAGGCTACAAACCGATTCCATTGGATGAAACCGAGGCAAGTCCTGACAGCTGA